Within Cydia fagiglandana chromosome 10, ilCydFagi1.1, whole genome shotgun sequence, the genomic segment aataagaattaaataaatattgtttttttttttacactgaattaaatatgctagtgtccagtagaattgacacatgagacaatgatgttctcgcttgattatattgtttaatttaattttagttttggacacttggagaccttatacatctctaagtacatatttatttatttgatttttatttttgattgtacatacttacctatatttttaatgtttctgacacttatctctaagtcaacttaggctagtaattatgtgaagctatattactgtctttttatgtaacatatgagcacaaaatgccgtgtcttacagctacatgttattactattttaatattaatataggccggtagcttgaacatgtcatgctcgcttaaaagtctttgcttacggtggcgttgttgatcgggtcgccactttcccgaatgaaggttgagggaggcgatggctgagatacgcgtcatactcgtgaacgggtgctgtttgtggagactggtctgttaagctaacacgagctattatacttagtaacttttattaattaattacagtgagacgcctcattctgttctcgtatgtttcttttcttttaatgaatgtattaattatacaggatattgactcttggagaccctatacatctctaaggataacttgataaactatataatcttatagttctgacacctagagacatttacacctctaaatattatagattttttgtgtgtgtttttttatctgtattttgtatgtaattcgacattaagagaccatatacatctcttagtaattgtaatacgttagattgaattgttagttttaatttataaaattgttgatgttattatttttgcttttatgtaaattcaatgttgacgtgtaaaagtgcccttgtggcctatttgctgaataaatgttgatatttgatatttgatatttgatatctaTACTGTGACACAAACGGTGAAGTgatgaaaaatattaatataattttatattcatttattttaaagtgGTGATTATCTACGGTCTTGCATAAGTGTAATTTTATAGGCATAATACAATTTGCCTTGGTTCTAATGATGAGGGCgtattatttgtaattttaacatcaaaattgaaaatgtacagtcaacagcaaaagttgctacgcagtcgaggtgttcaaaatgatcttgacgcgacattATTATATTAAGAGAATGATACCGTGTCAAGGTGATTTTGAACGCCTCGCCCGCTTCGCAACTTCTacgctgctgactgtacctacatcacATCATAGCAGCAACGGCTTTTTTATAAAAAGCTGACTGTATTCCCCACAAATATCGCATCAATCTCGCGGCGCGGATAAAACTTTCGCACATAAAACAAAATACTTTACTGAGATTGCGGAAAGcgaataaaaacacacatttctGCCTCAAATTAATGTAGCTTACACtatttttataccacgtcggtggcaaacaagcatacctactgtaaaaccaCTCAACTACAGGTAtggtctgtatctttaggtatttaaattatgtaatgtatgtatgtaagacTTTTATCAGATTAGGCACAATGTTCTCAAGCTTTTAAAAAACTCATCGTCTCTCTCGTCGTCGATCATTTattttcttctgctttcataagtaataattattgatttttaaaaagcgtttttcaattaaaagatatgtcaagatcgcttaccttctttcaagttctttctaatgctaaaaaaacgacctGTACTTGAAATATGTAGTTTCAAATCTGAACATTTTATTGGCTAGACCTCCAAGTGacataaaaacatatttagAGTTCTTTGACCACAGAAAACAAAACTTGCAGCTCTTTGCGATtcctaaaattggtgatttctACTACGATTGCCTCATCTTTTCAAAAGTTTGCCGACCCGTGCAGACTAACggccgattctaactttaagatacgtcaattaatagatctagaaacgataaggattagatatgtcagtgtcaaatgtgacgtttcttcaaacaaatacgtcacttttgacactgacacatctaatccatatcgtttctaggtctattaattgacgtatcttaaagttcgaatacggcagaaagtTACTCCCAGTTCCAGGAATGCAGAGTAGAGTACACCTGTACTGATACCTTCCTACTAATTGAATAATCAAATACCGCATTAGCTGGCGAGGCAGCTAGAAGGCAAAACATGCGTGGCTGACTTTGTATTATTCGCTTGTTACTAGGtctgccaaccgtactatattatatagtattgtcctatattttggctctctgtactacatccttttgaaaaaatatatagtacgctaaaatactatatttccaattaaacgtatattacactcatgtttagtctTTTGTCTAAAAGTACTAAGTATATTTtgttgaaatgtactatatttttgaagccttattctggaaaatactatattccaccaaaaaaaagttgacaACCCTACTTGTTACTAACCTAGgggtctagccaagatgacaatcttTAATCGAAAACGCCAATCAAAAACTTAACTAATTTATGGAAATAGTCACCTGACTTTTTGTAGCATCTGTCATTCCGATATTACTTAGGGTTGCGTAAAAAGgcgcctattactaagactccactgtccgtctgtctgtctgtcaccaggctgtatctcatgaatcgtgataactagacagttgaaattttcacagatgatgtatttctgttgccgctatattgtattatgtatttctattgccatGGCAATGTAATCGCTAAAGAGTAGGTAGAGGTGGACAAAAATACGATTACAGTGTCGTAAGATTTTTTTgagttacctacctatatgtacaCCCAAGGTCACTAAGTGGGTCACTTTTCATAGTACTTAATAATAAGGTGATAGGCAATTAAATTGCTCTAGAGTATATTATCAAGAGAATACCTACACCGCCCTACGCTTACGATATTCTTTCTTAGATATTAAAAAAGTTAGAAgctactagaaaaatgtaaAGCAAGTCGTGACTGTAAATCTTAAGATATTCACACTTCACTGAGCTCGGTTGAATCAAATATAGCAGCTTTTATGACAATTTTTAAAGCACAGTTAACTTATGAATGGAACGTTTTAGCGACGCCTGGCATATGAAAGAGTGGACACAAAACGCTTGACTTGGTAATGTGATATTTCCAAGACAGTTGAGACTAGTATCCCGTTCGTAATAGTACGCTATCAAAGACTCGTAGCGTTATTTTCCCATTTGCAAAATCTGTAAAAGAAAACAAGTTGAATAGAAACATTGCGAGCCGGTTTGTGTAAGTAGATATTGAAAACAtacgcccccgccgccgccgtaGCCTCGCCACTCATTTTTATTCTGTTTACACGAACCAGCTGCCTCTTTCGTCGTTAAAACTGAATCGGAAATAGCATAAAACATGCATTTTAATACCGACTTTAACAGCTTCATTTCCATCCGGGAGTAtcataaaaaaatcattttcataatttataaacctttttatttacatacGAACCTATTTAAATATCAGCCGATAAGAATACGACTACACAATAATTTACAGTCTTTTGAATTAATACTTAACAACTTCTATACAaagtataaattaataaatactgAGAAGCAAATTGAAATGCAAAATTTGGTATCAATATTGTACAAAAGGTATTACAAGATTGTTACTATATACAATGCTCAACAATTTCTATAACAATGAATTAGCGAAAGCTAACGATACGCTAAAGTTTAATAGAGGTATAGAATCGATTACGAGATCGTCCGAGGTTGTTAGCTATGCTATGACCAAAGTTGGCTCATTTGCGCTAGTGAGATAAATGCTTACATTACCACACTGTCGCAAAATCGTGTGACTTTTGAACGAGATACAATCGCCAACTGATCAATTATATATAGTCTGTTCGTGATCAGCTGAACGGAATTACTGATTGCGTTTTCAGTTCGCTGATTGGTAATGCATTTATATTCTAGTATTTACCATGTTTAATTAGTGTTTTTGAGTTTCATAAATTAAACTGCTCTATCAAAAGTTCCACTTCGTATTTTAAAACAGCAATCTATACATGTATGCGATTTATCTCATTAACACAACCAGTTTTCCACGCTTTACACAAGATACGTCTGCACAGTGTGTTGTAGCACCACAGATTGTGGCTGATGGTGCCTCGAATGGTAGTCAGCCGAGGAGTAGTCGGAGTCTATAGTCGAATATATGTGTTCGGATAGCGGCCGGTCCGCGGGCGAGCGCTCGGCCGACGTGGCTGACTTCCCACACAGCGTCTGACACGTGCTGTTCAACACCGACGCGTCCATCGTATAGGTGTTAGAGCTCCTCCCGTAATTCAGACGCTTCAACTTATGACTGCGCCGTTTAGACAACGGCATCGCGTAACGTAATCTCTCCCAAAAACGTTTCTCTTTCCACGTTATCTCCAAACCCGTTTTGAAATATGACTTCAATTCCGGATCTCGTGGGACGAGGCCCGCGGTGactattattaatttatgtGGATTCTTTCTTAGCGCCCGCTGCAGCGCTTGCCGGAACTCCATCTGAGACCACTCAGTCAAGATGAAGTTCTTTGTTAGGACTACAATGATGCGACGAGAGGCTTCCGTCGCCTCAACTACTAAATCAGGAAACTGCGCGTATGTCGCCTCAAATTGAGGTACGTCGCGGTAATGTAAACATAGATGGTAAGACGGATAACCGTTCTCGAGCTCTCTAGCTAAAGACTCGATCACAAACTCCTCGTCTTTAGGACTGTAGCAAACGTACGCGTCGTAAAGCTTATCCGCATCCTCGAACGCTCCCGCCAGAGGCGACAGCTTGATCCCACAGTTGGAGAACAACCACATTCTACAAGCGTATCTAAACGTGAACACTAGCACTAGTATCAATAAAATAAGCATGAACCCCGTCAGCACGGAGGCCACTAATGGCAGGTTGTTGGACACGAAGAAAGCGCTTATCACGGAGCTATCGCTCATTTCACTGCAGACCGTGACATTTAGATTCAAAGGCTTCTTCGCCGGCTCGGGCCCATTCACACACCACACGCTACCGATATCTAACACTTTTTCTACGTTTTGCGATATGTACGTCAAAAAACCTTGTAAATATTTACAGTCGCAAGACCAACGGTTCCCGCCCACGAAGAGCGTTTGCAACTTTTTGTTATTGTCTAAGTGCCACAGTCCGTAATTCACGAGTCTGTTTCCGTCCAAGCGTAAAACTTCCAGGGCTGCCAACGAATAAAAAGTTTCGTTTGAAATGTGTTCTATTATGTTATTCTGCAGATACAATTCTTTCAAGTTGCTCAACTTTGCAAATTCAAGCCCGCGTAATCTCGTCAGTCTGTTATTGTCGAGGTGCAATATACGCAGCTCGGTCAACCGGTTGAACGTATCATTTTCGATATGCGCGATGTTACTAGAGTTTAAATAAAGAACGACCGCTTTAGGCATCGAATCGAAAACAGTCCCGTTTAATTCATTATAAACATTTCCGTCTAAATATACATGAGTTGAGTCCGAAGGAAAGTTAAGTGGAACTAATTTTAGTTGTTTTAAAGAACAATCGATAACGCTCGTGGACTTGGTCGAGTCGTGATAACAAGAGCAGTTTTTAGGGCAGACGGTTTTGCAGTCGCAGTTTATGGAATCGCAACAATGGCAACCCTCCGGGCAGTGAGTCTCGAACTTACATAAGAAGTCTTTGATATGCAGAGAGCTGACAGGGAGGTATTTCACGCCGCGAACGTAGGATTCCTTGCAAATTACATTTTCTAGGTCCATGACTCGCGGATATTCCCGGGAATCTAGCGAGTTGATGAGCAGAAGCCATTTCATCGTGCAATCGCAGCGAAATGGGTTGCCGCTAATGTAAAATTCCGGCAGGGCGCGATCGTCCGCCACTCTCGCGAGCCGCAAGCTGTTCAAGTCCAAACTTTCGATCTCATTTGTATACATATCGACACGAGAAAGATTTCTCTTTTGAAGGAATGTGTCCGTTTCCACGCTGGctataaaattgttatttataaacaGAAGTTCGACGCTATTCGGTATAGACATCGGCGATATAGCCACTAATCGATTATGGCTGGCGTCTAAAGTTTTGACCTGAAGTTCGTTCTGAATTTTGTAATAGTTTCCGAGAATTTCTATAAAGTTAGCGTGAATGTCGAGCCATTTCAGACTGGCGGGTACGAAAGCGTAATCGAACCAGACCAAATGGTTTTCTGATAGATTTAGCCACAGCAATTTTGTCAACGACACAAACACTCCGTTTATATCTGAAATGAAGTTGCTATCCAATCGGACGGCTTCCAATTGCGTGTTCTTTTGAAAGGTTTCCGTCTCGATGgactgtattttattttttgccatattGAGCACTTGTAAACTGGTCAAACCCCAAAACATGCCAGCTGTAAGGTTTCCTATTTGATTATCTATCAAACGCAAACCGGTCAATTGTGAGAGATTGTGgaatgaattatttttaatttcagttaGCAAATTCTCCCCCAAGTCTAAAGATTTCAAGAACGGCAACTGCAAAATCGCCTCGGGAATGCTCGTTAACTTATTAGAACTCAGATCTAACTCTTTTAAATCGGAACAGTTTCTGAAAGCGTTTTCGCTTATGTACGACAGTAAATTGTTATTAAGATTAAGTTTGTTTAGAATAAAAAGTCCGTTGAACACGTGTTCTTCGATGGCTTGTAGTTTGTTTTGGCCGAGGTTTAGAGTGTGGAGGTTGAAGAGCGGGGCGAAGGCGTTGTCGTCGATGTGCGAGATGCTGTTGTTGCTGAGGTTGAGGATCTGCAGGAAGAACAGGTCCTTCACCATGTGCGCGGCGACGCGCGCCACAGCGTTGTGCGACAAGTCGAGCACGACTAATCTTATTAGACCACCGAACGTTTCATCTTCTATGCGGTCGCCCTTCAATTTATTCGCCGAAAGATCTAAAACGAGCAATTGTTCCAACCGATTAAATATCCTCTTGGGTAAAGTTTCCAGCTCATTATTCTGCATATAAATCTCTCGAATCTCTCTCGTATTGGAAAATAGGCCTTCCGGTAAATAATTTATTGCATTGTCGGATAGGTTCACAACTTTTAATGATAGCA encodes:
- the LOC134667982 gene encoding toll-like receptor 7, yielding MDTVVKMIINVILFCFVMGAALTEAPDADACFRVSGVNGSLECNVRALSADRDIGSMHSDGAERLALRCGPLLAESTLRDHHFSRMQGLAEISITNCKILRLPGNVFEGLRGLKSLKIRSMNNDWGSNKELELSLGAFNGLRELHTLDLGFNNIRKIPSDLFCALENIISLNLTRNKLKFVDELGFGHKCGSTLQTIDLSYNDIMALPADSEILHLRRLTQLFLQNNKINELPGEVFSDLLSLKVVNLSDNAINYLPEGLFSNTREIREIYMQNNELETLPKRIFNRLEQLLVLDLSANKLKGDRIEDETFGGLIRLVVLDLSHNAVARVAAHMVKDLFFLQILNLSNNSISHIDDNAFAPLFNLHTLNLGQNKLQAIEEHVFNGLFILNKLNLNNNLLSYISENAFRNCSDLKELDLSSNKLTSIPEAILQLPFLKSLDLGENLLTEIKNNSFHNLSQLTGLRLIDNQIGNLTAGMFWGLTSLQVLNMAKNKIQSIETETFQKNTQLEAVRLDSNFISDINGVFVSLTKLLWLNLSENHLVWFDYAFVPASLKWLDIHANFIEILGNYYKIQNELQVKTLDASHNRLVAISPMSIPNSVELLFINNNFIASVETDTFLQKRNLSRVDMYTNEIESLDLNSLRLARVADDRALPEFYISGNPFRCDCTMKWLLLINSLDSREYPRVMDLENVICKESYVRGVKYLPVSSLHIKDFLCKFETHCPEGCHCCDSINCDCKTVCPKNCSCYHDSTKSTSVIDCSLKQLKLVPLNFPSDSTHVYLDGNVYNELNGTVFDSMPKAVVLYLNSSNIAHIENDTFNRLTELRILHLDNNRLTRLRGLEFAKLSNLKELYLQNNIIEHISNETFYSLAALEVLRLDGNRLVNYGLWHLDNNKKLQTLFVGGNRWSCDCKYLQGFLTYISQNVEKVLDIGSVWCVNGPEPAKKPLNLNVTVCSEMSDSSVISAFFVSNNLPLVASVLTGFMLILLILVLVFTFRYACRMWLFSNCGIKLSPLAGAFEDADKLYDAYVCYSPKDEEFVIESLARELENGYPSYHLCLHYRDVPQFEATYAQFPDLVVEATEASRRIIVVLTKNFILTEWSQMEFRQALQRALRKNPHKLIIVTAGLVPRDPELKSYFKTGLEITWKEKRFWERLRYAMPLSKRRSHKLKRLNYGRSSNTYTMDASVLNSTCQTLCGKSATSAERSPADRPLSEHIYSTIDSDYSSADYHSRHHQPQSVVLQHTVQTYLV